In a single window of the Terrirubrum flagellatum genome:
- a CDS encoding YeiH family protein, whose amino-acid sequence MSTDAIAAPDRKPALWQTLAPGIAISVAVAIASDIAEPLLTKATSGRVHLPETVIALIIGVIFYSFANRAVFQPGMVWCVKVLLRYAIGLLGLRIAFGDILNLGVGVAALVVGAMTATAASGVILARLVDREVGFGALAGAANAVCGASACLATATVVPDYRNKAADIAFTVVMANAISTLAMIAYPPLCSWLGLTPHETGIMIGATVHDMAQVVGAGYAVSESVGNTAVIVKLFRVFLLLPMVLAIGAWFVRQGAHAGVAKVPAPMFALAFLALCIVNSVLATQPSLSAAIHYPTIKFALGEVSRWGLLIAIAALGLGTSLGAILKLGWRHLAVFAGCTIVILAIVVGGLFALR is encoded by the coding sequence ATGTCGACTGATGCGATCGCCGCGCCAGACCGCAAACCCGCGCTGTGGCAGACGCTCGCGCCGGGAATCGCTATCTCTGTCGCAGTTGCGATCGCGTCCGACATCGCCGAGCCTCTGCTGACGAAGGCCACGTCGGGCCGCGTCCACCTCCCCGAGACGGTGATCGCGCTCATCATCGGCGTGATTTTTTACAGCTTCGCCAATCGCGCCGTCTTCCAGCCCGGCATGGTCTGGTGCGTGAAAGTGCTGCTGCGCTACGCGATCGGGCTGCTGGGGCTGCGCATTGCTTTCGGCGACATCCTCAATCTCGGCGTCGGCGTCGCTGCGCTTGTCGTCGGCGCGATGACGGCGACGGCGGCGAGCGGCGTGATCCTCGCGCGCCTTGTCGATCGTGAAGTCGGATTTGGCGCGCTCGCGGGCGCGGCGAATGCGGTCTGCGGCGCCTCGGCGTGCCTCGCGACAGCGACCGTCGTGCCCGACTATCGCAACAAGGCGGCGGATATCGCCTTCACGGTCGTGATGGCGAATGCGATCTCGACGCTTGCCATGATCGCCTATCCCCCGCTGTGCTCGTGGCTGGGTCTTACGCCGCACGAAACCGGCATCATGATCGGCGCGACGGTGCATGACATGGCGCAGGTCGTTGGCGCTGGTTACGCGGTCAGCGAGTCGGTCGGCAACACGGCCGTCATCGTGAAGCTGTTCCGCGTCTTCCTGCTGTTGCCGATGGTGCTCGCGATCGGCGCCTGGTTCGTGCGTCAGGGCGCGCATGCCGGCGTGGCGAAAGTGCCGGCGCCGATGTTCGCGCTGGCGTTCCTTGCGCTTTGCATCGTCAACAGCGTCTTGGCGACGCAGCCTTCGCTGTCGGCCGCGATCCACTATCCCACCATCAAGTTCGCGCTTGGCGAGGTTTCGCGCTGGGGCCTTTTGATCGCGATCGCAGCGCTTGGTCTCGGCACGTCGCTTGGCGCGATCCTGAAGCTCGGCTGGCGTCATCTCGCGGTTTTCGCCGGCTGCACGATCGTTATTCTTGCGATTGTGGTCGGCGGCCTGTTCGCCCTGCGTTGA
- a CDS encoding Ldh family oxidoreductase, which produces MTKSLAEATDWVASAFARHGASDGNARSVARALIAAEADGLKGHGLSRVPTYLGMLRSGKIDGKAQPAASRPKPGVLAIDAAFGFAYPAIDLAIGKLPALAREQGIIVAPVVRSNHCGAAGLPCEALAREGLVAMLFANTPGAIAPWGGSKPVFGTNPIAFAAPLAGRDPVVVDLAVSKVARGPVVAAKQKGEKIPEGWALDVEGKPTTDPAAALAGTMVPLGDAKGAALALMVEVLAGCLVGANLAFEASSFLDEQGPPPATGQLILAIDPTSFGHSRFGERIGALAAAIECQTGARLPGVRRLKLRAKTAAEGLTIPPEVESAVAKLG; this is translated from the coding sequence ATGACGAAATCGCTGGCTGAGGCGACCGATTGGGTCGCGTCCGCTTTCGCGCGCCATGGCGCCAGTGACGGGAATGCGCGATCGGTCGCGCGCGCGCTGATCGCCGCCGAGGCGGACGGGCTGAAGGGCCATGGCCTCTCGCGCGTGCCGACCTATCTCGGCATGCTCCGTAGCGGCAAGATCGACGGCAAGGCGCAGCCTGCGGCGTCGCGACCGAAACCCGGCGTGCTCGCGATCGACGCCGCCTTCGGCTTCGCCTATCCCGCGATCGATCTCGCGATCGGGAAGCTGCCGGCGCTGGCGCGCGAGCAGGGGATCATCGTTGCGCCTGTTGTGCGCTCCAATCATTGCGGCGCGGCCGGATTGCCGTGCGAGGCGCTGGCGCGCGAGGGGCTGGTCGCGATGCTGTTTGCGAACACGCCTGGCGCCATCGCCCCCTGGGGCGGATCGAAGCCCGTGTTCGGCACCAACCCCATCGCCTTTGCCGCGCCGCTCGCCGGCCGCGATCCCGTCGTCGTCGATCTCGCGGTGTCGAAGGTCGCGCGCGGTCCCGTCGTTGCGGCAAAACAGAAGGGCGAAAAGATTCCCGAGGGCTGGGCGCTCGACGTCGAGGGCAAGCCGACGACCGACCCGGCCGCCGCGCTGGCGGGCACCATGGTTCCCCTCGGCGACGCCAAGGGCGCGGCGCTGGCGCTGATGGTCGAGGTGCTCGCGGGCTGCCTCGTCGGCGCCAATCTCGCGTTCGAGGCCTCGTCCTTCCTCGACGAGCAAGGACCTCCTCCGGCGACCGGCCAGCTGATCCTCGCGATTGATCCCACCTCGTTCGGCCACAGCAGGTTCGGCGAGCGGATCGGCGCGCTGGCCGCCGCGATCGAATGCCAGACCGGCGCGCGGCTGCCCGGCGTGCGCCGCCTCAAGCTCCGTGCGAAGACCGCCGCCGAGGGCCTGACCATCCCGCCGGAGGTCGAATCGGCGGTCGCGAAGCTCGGCTAA
- a CDS encoding UxaA family hydrolase: protein MLPLDDLSNSACEAVANNIKGVLAVPHAYGRLQFGADLDLHFRTLIGTGANPNVAAVIVIGIEDGWTKRVVDGIAKTGKPVVGFGIEGHGDIATIARASYVAKEFLQWATELQREKCGIEDLWVSTKCGESDTTTGLSSCPTVGNMYDKLIPRGIYGVFGETSEITGAEHLCKARAIDKKVGERWYKMWKSYQDDVIEAHKVDDLSESQPTKGNIAGGLTTIEEKALGNLEKIGRECKYIDILEPAEEPKSGPGLYYMDTSSAAAECVTLMAAGGYVVHTFPTGQGNVIGNPIVPVIKISGNPKTLRTMPEHIDLDVTGVLSRDMTIPQAGDALIFSIIRTANGRLTAAEALGHREFVMTKLYRSA, encoded by the coding sequence GCGGTGGCGAACAATATCAAGGGCGTGCTCGCAGTGCCGCACGCCTATGGCCGCCTTCAGTTCGGCGCCGATCTCGATCTGCATTTCCGCACGTTGATCGGCACGGGCGCCAATCCCAACGTCGCCGCGGTCATCGTGATCGGCATCGAGGATGGCTGGACGAAGCGCGTCGTCGACGGAATCGCGAAGACCGGCAAGCCGGTGGTCGGTTTCGGCATCGAAGGACATGGCGACATCGCGACGATCGCGAGGGCCTCCTATGTCGCGAAGGAATTCCTGCAATGGGCCACCGAGCTGCAGCGCGAGAAATGCGGCATCGAGGATCTCTGGGTGTCGACGAAGTGCGGCGAGTCCGACACGACGACGGGCCTGTCCTCATGCCCGACCGTCGGCAACATGTATGACAAGCTGATCCCGCGCGGCATCTATGGCGTGTTCGGAGAGACGTCCGAGATCACCGGCGCGGAGCATCTGTGCAAGGCGCGCGCGATCGACAAGAAGGTCGGCGAGCGCTGGTACAAGATGTGGAAGTCCTATCAGGACGATGTGATCGAGGCCCATAAGGTCGACGATCTCTCGGAGAGCCAGCCGACCAAGGGCAACATCGCCGGCGGCTTGACGACGATCGAGGAGAAGGCGCTCGGCAATCTCGAAAAGATCGGCCGCGAGTGCAAATATATCGACATTCTCGAGCCGGCCGAGGAGCCGAAGTCGGGTCCCGGCCTCTACTACATGGACACTTCCTCGGCTGCGGCGGAATGCGTCACCCTGATGGCTGCGGGCGGCTATGTCGTTCACACCTTCCCGACGGGGCAGGGCAACGTCATCGGCAATCCGATCGTTCCCGTGATCAAGATCTCGGGCAATCCCAAGACGTTGCGCACCATGCCCGAGCATATCGATCTTGACGTGACCGGCGTGTTGTCTCGCGACATGACCATACCGCAGGCTGGCGATGCGTTGATCTTCTCGATCATCCGTACGGCCAATGGTCGCTTGACAGCCGCGGAGGCCCTGGGCCATCGCGAGTTCGTCATGACGAAGCTCTACCGCAGCGCGTGA
- a CDS encoding hydroxyacid dehydrogenase, giving the protein MPDIVVAEFMDEEAVSKGLAGHDVFYDPKLVDRPDDLARLVADARALIVRNRTQVRGALLDAAPKLKVVGRLGVGLDNIDVEACKARGIKVFPATGANDLSVAEYVISAAMILLRGAYHATSRVIAGEWPRNALMGRELSGKVMGLVGFGAIAREVARRAQALGMQAIAFDPYAPDAAFAAADVKRHGLEPLLREADVVSLHVPLDDGTRNMIDALRLQRMKPGSILINAARGGVVDEAAVVAALRSGHLGGAALDVFAEEPLTAEKAKLFDGAPNLILTPHIAGVTQESNVRVSWVTVENVKKALGA; this is encoded by the coding sequence ATGCCTGACATCGTGGTCGCCGAATTCATGGATGAAGAGGCGGTGAGCAAGGGGCTCGCGGGTCACGATGTTTTTTATGATCCGAAGCTCGTCGATCGCCCTGACGACCTTGCGCGCCTCGTCGCGGATGCGCGCGCGCTGATCGTCCGCAACCGCACGCAGGTGCGCGGCGCGCTGCTCGACGCGGCGCCGAAGCTGAAGGTCGTCGGCCGTCTCGGCGTCGGCCTCGACAATATCGATGTCGAGGCCTGCAAGGCGCGCGGCATCAAGGTCTTTCCCGCGACCGGCGCGAATGATCTCTCGGTCGCGGAATATGTCATTTCAGCTGCGATGATCTTGTTGCGCGGCGCTTATCACGCGACGTCGCGCGTCATCGCCGGCGAATGGCCGCGCAACGCGCTCATGGGCCGCGAACTCTCCGGCAAAGTGATGGGTCTCGTCGGCTTCGGCGCCATCGCGCGCGAGGTGGCGAGGCGCGCGCAGGCGCTCGGCATGCAGGCGATTGCGTTTGATCCCTATGCGCCCGACGCTGCCTTCGCCGCCGCCGACGTGAAGCGTCATGGCCTGGAGCCGCTGTTGCGCGAGGCCGATGTGGTGAGCCTGCATGTGCCGCTCGATGACGGCACGCGCAACATGATCGACGCGCTGCGACTGCAGCGCATGAAGCCGGGCTCGATCCTGATCAATGCGGCGCGCGGCGGCGTGGTCGACGAGGCGGCTGTCGTGGCGGCGCTGCGCAGCGGCCATCTCGGCGGCGCGGCGCTCGATGTGTTCGCGGAGGAGCCGCTGACGGCCGAGAAGGCGAAATTGTTCGACGGCGCGCCCAATCTCATCCTCACGCCGCATATCGCCGGCGTGACGCAGGAATCGAATGTGCGCGTCTCCTGGGTCACGGTCGAGAATGTGAAGAAGGCGCTCGGAGCATGA